The Deltaproteobacteria bacterium sequence GCGGTCCTCGTCGCTCAGGCCGGGGACGGCCTCGAAGATCGGAACCACCTCCTCGAAGTTGCGGCCCGTCTGCGGGTCGATGGCGTTCACCGCGCCGAACATCTCGGTGGCGAAGAGCACGCGGTCCGATCCGACCCGCTTGATCAGCAGCTCCATGCCCTCGGTGTCGTAGATGGCCATGTCCCAGTAGACCCGGCGCGCGGCTTCCTCGAAGGGCTCCAGACCCTCCATGACGTGCATGCCCCGGTGGCGGTTCCACTGGTAAGGGACGGCGCCGCCGCCGTGGGGGATGACGAGCTTGAGGTTCGGGAAGTCCTGGAACACGCGCGAGCTGAGCAGCTCCACCGCGCCGTTGTGGTGCTGGCCGATGTAGTAGGAGCTGGTCAAGTGCATGGCCGGGTGCAGCGACGCGCTGGCGTGGATGGTGCCCGGGATGTCGAGCGCCACCATCTTCTCCCAGAGGGGGTACCACCACTCGTCCGCCAGGGACGGGGTCAGGGGCTCCCGGCCGCCGCCCACGTCGGGGTTGATGTTGCAGGCGATGAAGCCCCGCTCCCGGACGCAGCGGTCCAGCTCCTCCACCCAGTTTCTGGGGCTGACGCCGGGCGACTGCGGAAGCTGGCACACGGGCGAGACCCGGTCCGGCCACAGCTTGGCGATGCGCGCGATGAGGTCGTTGCACGCCTCGCTCCAGTAGCGGCTGATCAGCTCCGACCCGAAATGGTGCCCCATGGCCGAGGCCTGCGGCGAGAACAGCAGCCGGTCGATGCCGGTGTCGTCCATGCGCTTGAACTGGCCGCGCATGGACTGTTCCAGCTCTTCGTCGCCGATGTTGAGCTTCGCGGGCCGCGGCCGCGCCTGGCTGACGATCTGCCGTGCACGAAAGGACTGAAGCTTCGCGGGCGCCGTGGTGTAGTGTGCGTGGGCGTCGATGATCAAGAGTGTTGCCCTCCAACAAGTCTCCGTGCAGTTCCGGGTTCTACCCCGACCGCACAGGACAACTACACTA is a genomic window containing:
- a CDS encoding amidohydrolase family protein, which gives rise to MIIDAHAHYTTAPAKLQSFRARQIVSQARPRPAKLNIGDEELEQSMRGQFKRMDDTGIDRLLFSPQASAMGHHFGSELISRYWSEACNDLIARIAKLWPDRVSPVCQLPQSPGVSPRNWVEELDRCVRERGFIACNINPDVGGGREPLTPSLADEWWYPLWEKMVALDIPGTIHASASLHPAMHLTSSYYIGQHHNGAVELLSSRVFQDFPNLKLVIPHGGGAVPYQWNRHRGMHVMEGLEPFEEAARRVYWDMAIYDTEGMELLIKRVGSDRVLFATEMFGAVNAIDPQTGRNFEEVVPIFEAVPGLSDEDRYNITEGNAKRLYGLS